The Desulfuromonas versatilis genome has a segment encoding these proteins:
- a CDS encoding efflux RND transporter permease subunit yields MAGFFIERPIFAWVIAIVIMLAGALSITQLPISQYPSIAPPAVQITASYPGASAKTIEESVTQVIEQNMSGLDHLMYMTSKSSSSGSATVTLTFESGTDPDIAQVQVQNKLEQATSQIPQAVQNQGIQVAKSNSTTLMVVSLVSTDGSMAETDLSDYMVSSLKDPLSRAEGVGSIQVFGSQYAMRIWLDPNKLNSFQLTPADVSAAISTQNSQVTVGNLGGLPAVAGQQTSASMMAQTMLSSPEEFANILLKVGTDGSQIRLGDVARVELGAESYDGVAAYNGQPSGGLAVSLATGANALDTAQAVRAKIAELEPFLPSGVQVVYPYDTTTFIQISIEEVAHTLVEAIVLVFLVMFLFLQNFRATLIPTIAVPVVLLGTFGVMSAFGFSINTLTMFGLVLAIGLLVDDAIVVVENVERIMVAEGLSPLEATKKSMKQITSALVGIALVLSAVFVPMAFMGSSTGEIYRQFSVTIVSAMVLSVLVALILTPALCATLLKPPSAGDHSKKGGFFGWFNRMFSRGSERYSGSVGYVVKRAGRFSLLYVLLVAGMGFLFTTLPTSFIPDEDQGLFLTMVQLPTGATQQRTVAVLDKVREYYASHEEENVESVFTVAGFSFSGSGQNMGMAFIKLKDWDERKDPGQDVNAIIGRSMGAFSQIKEAQIFAFNLPSIQGLGTSTGFDFYLQDQGGLGHEKLIEARNQLLVEAAQNQGLTSVRSNGMEDSPQYTVDIDFEKAMALGVSVNDINTTLSTAWGSSYVNDFINNGRIKKVYLQSEAEYRMQPEDLEQWYVRNTDGDMVPFSAFTTGHWELSSPLLERYNGNSAVEIVGEASAGNSSGEAMATIGQLVSQLPSGIGYEWTGFSYQEQKAGSQAPALYAVSFLIVFLCLAALYESWSVPFSVMLAVPLGILGALAATSLRGMENDVYFQVGLLTTMGLSAKNAILIVEFAKSQYDKGVDLVSATVEACHMRLRPILMTSLAFMLGVLPLVLSTGAGANSRQAIGTAVFGGMLSATVLAIFFIPLFFVVVMRLFKKRRATQTAVVLAKEC; encoded by the coding sequence ATGGCTGGATTTTTTATAGAGCGCCCCATTTTCGCCTGGGTTATCGCTATCGTCATTATGCTGGCGGGTGCCTTATCGATTACGCAGTTGCCGATTTCCCAATATCCCTCAATAGCACCACCGGCGGTTCAGATTACTGCTTCATATCCTGGTGCGTCAGCCAAAACGATCGAAGAAAGTGTCACTCAGGTTATCGAGCAAAACATGAGCGGGCTCGATCATCTGATGTATATGACGTCCAAAAGCTCTTCTTCCGGTAGCGCAACAGTGACCCTGACATTTGAGTCTGGAACCGATCCAGATATCGCCCAGGTCCAGGTGCAGAATAAACTGGAACAGGCGACGAGCCAGATCCCTCAAGCCGTGCAGAACCAGGGCATACAGGTTGCTAAATCCAATTCGACCACCTTGATGGTCGTCTCTCTGGTCTCCACCGACGGCAGCATGGCTGAAACTGACCTCTCAGATTATATGGTCTCCTCACTTAAGGATCCGTTGAGTCGCGCTGAGGGCGTCGGCAGTATTCAGGTTTTCGGAAGCCAATACGCTATGCGTATCTGGCTTGACCCGAACAAGCTGAATAGCTTCCAGTTGACTCCCGCTGACGTCAGTGCCGCGATCAGCACGCAAAATAGCCAGGTCACTGTTGGTAACCTGGGCGGGCTTCCGGCTGTTGCGGGCCAACAGACCAGCGCCAGTATGATGGCTCAGACGATGCTGAGCTCACCTGAGGAGTTCGCCAACATCCTGCTCAAGGTCGGTACCGACGGGTCCCAGATTCGCCTGGGTGATGTTGCCCGGGTTGAGCTCGGCGCAGAGAGCTACGATGGGGTTGCGGCATACAACGGGCAACCGTCAGGCGGCCTGGCTGTATCGTTGGCAACGGGAGCCAATGCTCTGGATACCGCCCAGGCGGTGCGCGCTAAAATTGCCGAGTTAGAACCCTTCTTGCCAAGCGGTGTCCAGGTTGTCTATCCATACGACACGACGACATTTATCCAAATTTCCATCGAAGAGGTCGCGCATACACTGGTTGAAGCCATTGTCCTGGTTTTTCTGGTTATGTTCCTGTTTCTGCAAAATTTCAGGGCGACCCTCATTCCGACGATTGCGGTGCCGGTTGTTCTCCTCGGCACATTCGGGGTCATGTCGGCATTTGGTTTTTCAATCAACACCCTGACCATGTTCGGGCTGGTCCTGGCGATTGGCCTTCTTGTCGATGATGCCATTGTTGTGGTTGAAAACGTGGAGCGAATCATGGTGGCAGAAGGGTTGTCGCCTCTGGAGGCAACCAAAAAATCCATGAAGCAGATTACCAGCGCCCTAGTCGGTATTGCCCTGGTCCTTTCTGCCGTTTTTGTCCCCATGGCTTTTATGGGGAGTTCAACCGGTGAAATCTACCGCCAGTTTTCCGTGACCATTGTTTCGGCCATGGTCCTTTCTGTTCTGGTTGCCCTGATCCTTACACCGGCCCTTTGTGCGACACTTTTGAAACCGCCATCAGCGGGTGATCATAGTAAGAAGGGCGGATTTTTTGGTTGGTTCAACCGCATGTTTTCGAGGGGCAGCGAGCGGTACAGCGGCAGCGTCGGCTACGTCGTCAAGCGCGCTGGCAGGTTCAGTCTTCTCTATGTTCTGCTGGTTGCCGGGATGGGCTTTTTGTTCACCACCCTGCCGACGTCATTTATTCCCGATGAGGACCAGGGGCTTTTTCTTACCATGGTTCAGCTGCCGACAGGAGCAACTCAGCAGCGGACGGTGGCCGTGCTTGATAAGGTCCGGGAGTACTATGCCTCCCATGAGGAGGAAAACGTTGAATCGGTGTTTACCGTGGCAGGATTCAGCTTTTCCGGTAGTGGGCAGAATATGGGCATGGCGTTTATCAAGTTGAAGGATTGGGACGAGCGAAAAGACCCCGGTCAGGATGTTAATGCCATCATCGGCAGGTCTATGGGGGCATTCTCGCAGATCAAGGAAGCACAGATCTTTGCCTTCAACCTGCCGTCTATTCAAGGCCTCGGTACATCAACCGGCTTTGACTTTTACCTGCAGGACCAAGGTGGCCTGGGACATGAGAAATTGATTGAGGCAAGAAACCAGTTGCTGGTGGAGGCCGCTCAGAATCAGGGTCTTACCAGTGTTCGTTCCAACGGCATGGAAGACTCGCCGCAGTATACTGTCGATATCGATTTTGAGAAAGCTATGGCTCTGGGCGTTTCGGTAAACGATATCAACACGACCCTGTCCACCGCCTGGGGGTCCAGCTATGTGAATGATTTTATAAACAATGGCCGGATCAAAAAAGTCTACCTTCAGTCCGAGGCCGAATATCGCATGCAGCCTGAAGATCTTGAGCAGTGGTATGTCCGCAACACTGACGGTGATATGGTGCCTTTTTCAGCCTTTACCACCGGTCATTGGGAGCTGAGTTCTCCGCTTCTTGAGAGGTATAACGGCAACTCTGCTGTCGAAATTGTGGGGGAAGCCTCGGCGGGAAATTCCAGCGGTGAGGCCATGGCCACAATTGGTCAACTGGTGTCTCAATTGCCAAGTGGTATCGGCTATGAGTGGACCGGCTTTTCCTATCAGGAGCAAAAAGCAGGTTCTCAGGCCCCGGCCCTGTATGCGGTTTCTTTTCTGATCGTTTTCCTCTGTCTTGCGGCATTGTATGAGAGCTGGTCGGTGCCGTTTTCCGTTATGTTGGCTGTTCCGCTGGGGATCCTCGGTGCTCTGGCGGCGACATCTCTGCGTGGTATGGAAAATGATGTGTATTTCCAGGTCGGGCTGCTGACAACGATGGGATTATCCGCCAAAAATGCCATCTTGATCGTCGAATTCGCCAAATCGCAATATGACAAGGGTGTTGATCTTGTCTCGGCAACAGTCGAAGCCTGCCATATGCGACTGCGGCCAATACTGATGACGTCGCTCGCTTTTATGCTCGGTGTCTTGCCACTTGTGCTCAGCACCGGTGCCGGTGCCAACAGCAGGCAGGCTATCGGTACTGCCGTATTCGGCGGCATGCTGTCGGCAACCGTTCTGGCCATCTTTTTTATCCCCCTCTTTTTTGTCGTGGTCATGCGACTTTTCAAGAAACGCCGGGCAACCCAGACGGCGGTTGTTTTGGCCAAGGAGTGCTGA
- a CDS encoding sensor histidine kinase gives MKFYQSIRIRIVAGILLFGTLLIFFHAGITFIVVRNNTSKMITNLIETEMDSFLYKYEKDHATPLPHSKYIDVYKGVEAVPEEFRALVTGLPSGVHTIADPNKRHPVYVGVMELSGNDVPYFMFFQGREFLEENAWLYPGQVLMISLALLLIPGILLSYTTSRMLFAPVVTLMEQIKGLNPENIPARFTQKHADNEIGILTRTIETTMNRINAFIQREKQFTRDASHELRTPLTIVKGAVEIMETQPELETNPLLKKPLKRISRSVQDMETTINTFLWLAREESETAELCRVEPVVKKAISDNQYLLENKVVQVQIDVRKDKSVRVKEEILYIAVTNLIRNAFHFTSQGSVIVTIDDTSIGIADTGVGIEAEKLDAVTQAHVKGEKSQGFGLGLSIVSRLCKRFGWQLIIESEPDQGTRVRIMWQDG, from the coding sequence ATGAAATTTTACCAGAGCATCCGCATCAGGATCGTGGCCGGGATTCTTTTGTTCGGCACACTGCTCATTTTCTTTCATGCCGGTATCACCTTTATTGTTGTGCGCAATAACACATCAAAAATGATTACCAATCTCATTGAAACGGAGATGGATTCCTTTCTATATAAATATGAAAAAGACCACGCAACCCCTTTGCCTCACTCCAAATACATTGATGTGTATAAAGGGGTTGAAGCGGTGCCGGAGGAATTCAGAGCTCTGGTAACTGGGCTGCCATCTGGTGTTCACACCATTGCTGATCCCAATAAGAGGCATCCGGTCTATGTGGGGGTCATGGAACTGTCGGGCAATGATGTTCCTTATTTTATGTTTTTCCAAGGCAGGGAGTTCCTCGAGGAAAATGCCTGGCTATACCCCGGCCAGGTCCTGATGATTTCTCTGGCCCTGTTGCTCATTCCGGGCATCCTTCTCAGTTATACCACCTCGCGTATGCTGTTTGCACCGGTGGTGACCCTCATGGAGCAAATCAAGGGCCTGAACCCTGAAAATATCCCGGCCCGGTTTACTCAAAAACATGCCGACAATGAAATCGGCATTCTGACGCGGACCATCGAGACCACCATGAACCGCATCAACGCCTTTATACAGCGGGAAAAGCAGTTCACCCGAGATGCCAGCCACGAACTCAGGACCCCACTGACCATTGTCAAAGGGGCGGTAGAAATCATGGAGACGCAGCCGGAGTTGGAAACAAATCCTTTATTGAAAAAACCTTTGAAACGGATTTCAAGATCAGTACAGGACATGGAGACGACCATTAATACCTTTCTTTGGCTGGCCCGGGAAGAGAGTGAAACGGCGGAACTCTGCCGGGTGGAGCCGGTGGTCAAAAAAGCGATTAGCGATAACCAGTACCTGTTAGAAAACAAGGTGGTCCAGGTGCAGATCGATGTCCGCAAGGACAAGTCGGTCAGGGTCAAGGAAGAAATTCTTTATATCGCCGTCACCAACCTGATCCGTAATGCCTTTCATTTTACCTCCCAGGGTTCGGTGATCGTGACCATCGACGACACCTCTATCGGAATTGCCGATACTGGTGTGGGCATCGAAGCGGAGAAGCTTGATGCGGTCACCCAAGCCCATGTCAAAGGGGAGAAGAGTCAGGGCTTCGGCTTGGGGCTCAGCATTGTCTCCCGCCTGTGTAAGCGTTTTGGCTGGCAACTGATCATCGAAAGTGAACCGGACCAAGGCACCCGGGTGCGGATCATGTGGCAGGATGGCTGA
- a CDS encoding TetR/AcrR family transcriptional regulator, producing the protein MARNKEYKREEVVDAATRVFWVKGFKGTAVSDLVAATGLNKHSMYQEFGSKEGLFRECIDNYVLRLNSEGRRLLGRQPLCIENIEAFFRRMSDHAASSDCPGCLLVNSAIEKELLEEEAFLQVKNSLSRVEELFCQNLVAAQANGEITQEKDCRTLAAFLFTFANGLMVQGKTGRDKETLESMVAVALSILKK; encoded by the coding sequence ATGGCCAGAAACAAGGAATACAAAAGGGAAGAAGTTGTCGACGCTGCGACCCGGGTCTTCTGGGTCAAAGGCTTCAAGGGTACCGCGGTGAGCGATCTGGTCGCCGCGACCGGCCTCAACAAGCACAGCATGTACCAGGAGTTCGGCAGCAAGGAAGGCCTGTTCCGGGAATGCATCGACAACTACGTCCTGAGGCTGAACAGTGAGGGTCGCCGCCTCCTCGGCCGGCAACCCCTGTGCATTGAGAATATAGAGGCCTTTTTTCGCAGGATGAGCGATCACGCCGCTTCCAGTGATTGCCCCGGGTGCCTGCTGGTCAACAGCGCCATCGAGAAGGAGCTTCTCGAAGAAGAGGCCTTCCTTCAGGTTAAAAACAGTCTGTCCCGTGTCGAAGAGCTCTTCTGCCAGAATTTGGTCGCAGCCCAAGCAAATGGAGAGATCACCCAGGAAAAGGACTGCCGTACACTCGCCGCGTTTCTGTTCACCTTCGCCAACGGCCTGATGGTGCAGGGCAAAACGGGACGTGATAAAGAAACCCTCGAATCGATGGTTGCGGTTGCCCTCTCGATTCTGAAGAAATAA
- a CDS encoding efflux transporter outer membrane subunit, producing MNNRYKKLAAAIALFALSGCAMAPQYQRPEMPVADTFAERNISAAPSAEEGVPTKSVATLGWRDVFIDPALQQLIETALLNNRDLRETALNVASYQAQYRIQRSALLPSVDGSGYGTKQRSLTGTSLSTSEAYSLEIGATAYELDFYGRIRSLKDQALEQYLAMEETQKSAQISLIAEVSTAYFTWLADRELLQISEDTRKVEEGSYELIVQRVDAGIANELDLAQARTSLETVKANLAMYRRLVAEDLHYLTFLVGTSLPDRLQEAKGLLSSVAPLSIIPEDLSSEVLLQRPDIMAAEHELKGANANIGAARAAFFPTISLTASAGVISTDLSNLFDGGSGAWAFTPSLSVPIFNSGKLRAELDVAEVQKEIYVSRYENAIQRAFQEVADSLVGIKTYEEQVVAQKANLAANEQYFNLARNRYQEGVDSFLTLLDAQRSLYSSKQAYLSLTLAQLENQVDLYKVLGGGVKEYTE from the coding sequence ATGAATAACCGATATAAAAAACTCGCAGCCGCGATTGCACTTTTCGCTTTGAGCGGCTGCGCCATGGCGCCGCAATACCAACGACCGGAAATGCCGGTAGCCGACACCTTCGCAGAGAGAAATATATCCGCTGCGCCTTCCGCTGAAGAAGGTGTGCCGACAAAAAGTGTTGCCACTCTTGGCTGGCGCGATGTTTTTATCGATCCTGCGCTGCAGCAACTCATTGAGACGGCATTATTGAATAACCGTGACCTTCGTGAAACAGCGCTTAACGTCGCGTCGTATCAGGCCCAGTATCGTATTCAGCGTTCCGCGCTGTTGCCGAGCGTGGACGGTTCAGGTTATGGGACCAAGCAACGTAGCCTCACCGGGACAAGTCTCAGCACGAGTGAAGCCTACTCGCTTGAAATTGGGGCCACAGCGTATGAATTGGACTTTTACGGTCGCATCCGAAGCCTCAAGGACCAGGCTTTAGAGCAATACCTAGCCATGGAAGAAACGCAAAAGAGTGCGCAGATCAGCCTCATTGCTGAAGTTTCCACGGCCTATTTCACCTGGCTTGCAGACCGTGAGCTGTTGCAGATTTCCGAAGATACCCGAAAGGTTGAGGAAGGCTCCTATGAGCTGATTGTGCAACGGGTCGATGCCGGGATTGCCAACGAACTCGATCTGGCCCAGGCGCGCACCAGTCTGGAAACGGTGAAGGCCAACCTGGCAATGTATCGCAGGTTGGTTGCTGAGGATCTGCATTACCTGACCTTTCTGGTCGGAACATCCCTGCCGGATCGTTTGCAGGAGGCAAAAGGTCTTCTGAGTAGCGTTGCCCCTCTTTCGATAATCCCAGAGGATCTTTCCTCAGAGGTCTTATTGCAGCGACCGGATATAATGGCTGCCGAGCATGAACTCAAGGGGGCAAACGCCAATATAGGCGCAGCCAGAGCCGCATTTTTCCCAACTATCAGCCTGACCGCATCGGCCGGTGTTATCAGCACCGATCTTTCGAATCTTTTTGACGGTGGTTCCGGTGCCTGGGCATTTACCCCTTCTCTGAGTGTTCCGATATTTAATTCCGGCAAACTCAGAGCGGAACTTGATGTGGCGGAGGTGCAAAAAGAAATCTATGTTTCCCGCTATGAAAATGCCATTCAGAGGGCATTCCAGGAGGTTGCCGATTCACTGGTCGGGATAAAAACCTATGAAGAACAGGTTGTTGCCCAAAAAGCGAACCTGGCCGCAAATGAGCAATATTTCAACCTTGCACGAAACCGTTATCAGGAAGGTGTCGACAGCTTCCTCACCTTACTGGATGCCCAGCGATCGCTTTATAGCTCAAAGCAGGCGTATCTCAGCCTGACGCTTGCCCAACTGGAGAACCAGGTGGATCTCTACAAAGTTCTCGGTGGTGGGGTGAAAGAATATACGGAATAG
- a CDS encoding LysR family transcriptional regulator, whose translation MLLEDLQVVLKVAELRSITAAATRLEMLPATASAAVKRVESALGTELFIRTTRQLRLSPAGERYIPEVEQALLLLEQAKQKMREDLALVEGELRLAISSDLGRNLVLPWLDEFTETHPKVRLKLNISDSLIDFYRDAVDLALRYGPPTEANLYGFKICNAPGVLCASPEYLARHGTPQHPQDLAAHNGLFYQLHDMIHDVWSFSQGDQEYKVKMSGNRASNDGDLVRRWCVAGQGVAVKSCLDVSKDLLAGNVVSLMPEFKPTPKELWLICPSRQLLTPAARLLRDMLKQKTAGILRRLIARGILDDGAFG comes from the coding sequence ATGCTTCTGGAAGATCTCCAGGTTGTGCTCAAGGTGGCTGAGTTGCGCAGCATAACCGCCGCGGCGACCCGGTTGGAAATGCTGCCCGCAACCGCCAGCGCGGCCGTCAAGCGGGTGGAAAGCGCCCTGGGGACGGAGCTGTTCATCCGCACCACCCGGCAGCTGCGGCTCTCCCCCGCGGGGGAGCGGTATATCCCCGAGGTGGAACAGGCGCTGCTGTTACTGGAACAGGCCAAGCAGAAGATGCGGGAGGACCTGGCCTTGGTCGAGGGGGAGCTGCGCCTCGCCATTTCCTCGGACCTGGGCCGGAACCTGGTGCTTCCCTGGCTCGATGAATTCACCGAGACCCATCCGAAGGTCCGCTTGAAACTGAACATCAGCGACAGCCTGATCGACTTTTACCGCGATGCGGTGGACCTGGCCCTGCGTTACGGCCCGCCCACCGAAGCGAACCTCTACGGCTTCAAGATCTGCAACGCCCCCGGGGTGCTCTGCGCCTCACCGGAGTACCTCGCCAGGCACGGCACCCCCCAGCATCCCCAAGACCTGGCGGCCCACAACGGGCTCTTCTACCAGCTGCACGACATGATTCACGACGTCTGGAGCTTTTCGCAGGGCGACCAGGAGTATAAGGTCAAGATGAGCGGCAACCGCGCCTCCAACGATGGCGACTTGGTCAGGCGCTGGTGCGTTGCCGGCCAGGGGGTGGCGGTCAAGTCCTGCCTCGACGTCTCCAAGGATCTGCTGGCCGGGAATGTCGTCAGCCTGATGCCCGAGTTCAAACCGACCCCGAAGGAGCTCTGGCTCATCTGCCCGAGCCGGCAGCTGCTGACACCGGCGGCCCGGCTGCTGCGGGATATGCTCAAGCAGAAGACCGCGGGGATTTTAAGGCGGTTGATCGCAAGAGGGATTCTGGACGACGGCGCTTTTGGCTAG
- a CDS encoding flavodoxin family protein, translating to MKIIGVSGSPIKNSNTDRAIKLLMEATGGDAEFIKLSDYTVAPCKGCLGCVATNRCVIKDDGIAIAEKIKQADVLIVGGFTPYSTLDARTKAFLERLYPLRHNHGYLAGKLGAAVVASCVVNEHELLPPACQMGINAIQFFMMEEGMDFVGAVKIEGNVPCIKCGNSATCKMDGIKMLYGADATVDSYGIQRFEEQQIALDAAKDLGRKIANKLESLVK from the coding sequence ATGAAGATCATTGGAGTTTCAGGTTCGCCGATCAAGAACAGCAATACCGATCGTGCGATCAAGTTGCTGATGGAGGCAACAGGCGGCGACGCCGAATTTATCAAGCTCTCGGATTACACCGTCGCACCCTGCAAGGGCTGCCTTGGCTGCGTCGCAACGAACCGATGCGTGATCAAGGATGACGGGATTGCCATTGCGGAGAAAATCAAGCAGGCCGATGTGTTGATCGTCGGTGGGTTTACCCCCTACTCAACGCTGGATGCCCGGACCAAGGCCTTTCTGGAGCGGCTGTATCCGCTGCGCCACAACCATGGGTATCTCGCAGGCAAGCTGGGCGCCGCGGTGGTTGCCTCCTGCGTGGTCAACGAACATGAGCTGCTGCCGCCAGCGTGCCAGATGGGAATAAATGCCATCCAGTTTTTTATGATGGAAGAAGGCATGGACTTCGTCGGTGCCGTCAAAATTGAAGGCAACGTGCCTTGCATCAAGTGCGGCAATAGCGCTACCTGCAAAATGGACGGCATCAAGATGCTCTACGGAGCGGATGCGACTGTTGACTCTTACGGGATTCAAAGGTTTGAAGAACAGCAGATTGCACTGGATGCCGCCAAGGACCTGGGCCGAAAAATCGCCAACAAGCTTGAGTCTCTCGTAAAGTGA
- a CDS encoding carboxymuconolactone decarboxylase family protein produces MSTFKIHTIDSAPEQSKPLLKNSLKNFGRIPGLHGVLAEAPGLLEGYHMLHKLFVDSSFNNEELTVVWQTINVEHGCHYCVPAHTGIAHMMKVDPALTEALRNRTAMPSEKLQVLHDTTLAMVRNRGRLTDGEIEAFYAAGYQQRQLLEIILGLSQKVISNYVNAIAETPVDAVFRKYEWNK; encoded by the coding sequence ATGAGCACTTTCAAGATTCATACTATCGATTCCGCCCCTGAGCAAAGCAAGCCCCTCCTGAAGAATTCCCTGAAAAACTTCGGCAGGATTCCCGGCCTGCATGGCGTTTTAGCCGAAGCTCCCGGTCTGCTCGAAGGCTATCATATGCTTCACAAGCTGTTTGTCGATTCGTCGTTCAACAACGAGGAGCTCACCGTCGTGTGGCAGACCATCAATGTGGAACATGGGTGCCACTACTGCGTGCCAGCCCATACCGGGATTGCTCACATGATGAAGGTTGACCCGGCCTTGACGGAGGCGTTGCGGAATCGAACCGCCATGCCCAGCGAAAAACTGCAGGTGCTGCATGACACAACCCTCGCTATGGTCCGTAATCGCGGGCGTTTAACGGATGGCGAAATCGAGGCCTTTTATGCTGCGGGTTACCAACAGCGTCAGTTATTGGAAATCATCTTGGGCCTGTCGCAAAAAGTGATCAGCAACTATGTGAACGCCATTGCCGAGACACCCGTCGATGCAGTATTTCGGAAATATGAGTGGAACAAATAA
- a CDS encoding response regulator transcription factor — MRLLIIEDNPDIVENLTDFLESKGYILDFAMDGIGGLHLALTQDYDVIVLDLMLPGMDGITLCQKLRQEADKQVPVIMLTARDTLDDKLLGFESGADDYLVKPFALKELEVRIKALAKRRAVENKVLSIADLRMDLGTFEVYRQGKKIDLNNTCVAILKLLMESSPNVVSRKELEYNLWGDMPPGSDVLRSHMYTLRKQIDKPFGHALIETVHGIGFRLKETSS, encoded by the coding sequence ATCAGACTACTCATCATCGAGGACAATCCGGACATTGTAGAAAACTTGACCGATTTTCTGGAATCAAAAGGCTATATTCTGGATTTTGCCATGGATGGCATCGGCGGGCTTCACCTGGCCCTGACCCAGGACTATGACGTCATTGTGCTGGATCTTATGCTGCCGGGTATGGACGGTATCACCCTCTGCCAAAAACTGCGTCAGGAGGCGGACAAGCAGGTGCCGGTGATCATGCTCACGGCCAGGGACACTCTGGATGACAAGCTTCTCGGTTTTGAATCCGGTGCCGACGATTACCTGGTCAAACCCTTTGCCTTGAAAGAGTTGGAGGTCCGCATCAAGGCGCTGGCAAAAAGACGGGCGGTCGAAAACAAAGTGCTGTCCATCGCCGACCTGCGCATGGATCTCGGGACCTTTGAGGTCTACCGTCAGGGGAAGAAAATCGATCTGAACAACACCTGTGTCGCCATTTTAAAGCTGCTCATGGAATCGTCCCCCAATGTGGTTTCCCGCAAAGAGCTGGAATACAACCTTTGGGGGGACATGCCGCCGGGCAGCGATGTGCTGCGCAGCCACATGTACACCCTGCGGAAACAGATCGATAAACCCTTTGGCCATGCCCTGATCGAAACCGTCCACGGCATCGGTTTCAGGCTCAAGGAAACATCATCATGA
- a CDS encoding efflux RND transporter periplasmic adaptor subunit, protein MKLKTNNMAMVISLAVMLFLGACTEQPQDVAVERGPVEVDVVTLKAQPTEVKMELPGRTTAFRVAEVRPQVSGIIQKRFFTEGSVVKAGELLYQIDPAVYQATFDSAKAALAKAKAVEHSARLKAERYATLVRTKAVSELDQVEIEASWKQAVADVAAAEAAMNSAAIDLDYTRVTAPISGHIGKSMISEGALVTAQQSTALATIQQLDHLYVDVTQSSTELARIKRDLSAGTLDSDENAKSQVTILLEDGSEYEQPGTLEFSDVSVDQSTGSVTLRIVVANPNEDLLPGMFVRARISSGVRQDAILIPAASISHNNKGEAYVMLVNNQSQVESRIIQSGRNMGDQVLVNEGLANGEQVITAGLQKVKPGITVKAFELNGSLTGKSALNVNQAASLAKAE, encoded by the coding sequence ATGAAGCTAAAAACAAATAATATGGCTATGGTCATCTCGCTGGCGGTAATGCTGTTCCTCGGAGCCTGTACGGAACAGCCCCAGGATGTTGCGGTTGAACGTGGCCCTGTGGAAGTTGACGTTGTCACTCTTAAAGCCCAACCGACTGAAGTGAAGATGGAGTTGCCCGGTCGGACAACCGCCTTCCGGGTCGCTGAAGTTCGACCTCAGGTGTCCGGAATCATTCAGAAACGCTTCTTTACTGAAGGGAGCGTGGTCAAGGCTGGAGAACTTTTGTATCAGATCGATCCCGCTGTCTATCAGGCAACCTTCGACAGTGCCAAAGCGGCTCTTGCCAAGGCCAAGGCCGTTGAGCATTCCGCCCGGCTAAAGGCCGAAAGGTACGCCACTCTCGTTCGAACCAAAGCGGTCAGCGAATTGGATCAGGTAGAGATCGAGGCCAGCTGGAAGCAGGCCGTCGCAGATGTCGCTGCTGCCGAGGCGGCCATGAACAGTGCCGCTATTGATCTCGATTACACCCGGGTGACCGCTCCGATAAGTGGGCACATCGGGAAATCGATGATCAGTGAAGGGGCGTTGGTCACGGCCCAGCAGAGCACAGCTCTGGCAACGATCCAGCAGTTGGATCACCTCTATGTTGATGTGACGCAATCAAGTACAGAATTGGCCCGCATAAAGAGAGATCTGTCGGCCGGGACACTGGATAGCGACGAAAACGCCAAATCCCAGGTGACCATTTTGCTGGAGGATGGATCGGAATACGAGCAGCCTGGAACGCTAGAATTCTCTGATGTAAGCGTCGATCAATCAACCGGATCTGTCACTTTGCGTATCGTTGTTGCGAACCCGAATGAGGATTTGCTTCCCGGGATGTTTGTGCGCGCTCGTATCTCCAGCGGAGTGAGGCAGGACGCGATTCTCATCCCTGCCGCAAGCATCAGCCATAACAATAAAGGCGAAGCCTATGTGATGCTGGTGAACAATCAATCTCAAGTTGAAAGTCGGATTATCCAGAGTGGGCGCAACATGGGGGATCAGGTACTTGTGAATGAAGGTCTTGCCAATGGTGAACAGGTTATCACCGCAGGCTTACAGAAGGTTAAGCCTGGGATTACGGTCAAAGCGTTTGAGCTGAATGGATCGCTAACCGGTAAGTCTGCTCTGAATGTTAATCAGGCTGCCTCTCTAGCAAAAGCGGAGTAA